The Spirosoma radiotolerans genome has a window encoding:
- a CDS encoding DUF6702 family protein: MLKKLFSGILLVGLMANRPAHDFHASVTQMQYNAKERTFEISIRIFTDDFEKALAEASKSRVNLSGTGKNDPLIEKYVQSHFSYVNSQKQTKPIKYVGYEVETDAHWIYLEMPFAEPLRGGLLKQNVLMEMFDDQVNMVNVQYQGHKKTFVFRKNQPIQDISVE, from the coding sequence GTGCTTAAAAAATTATTCAGCGGCATTTTACTGGTTGGCCTGATGGCTAACCGACCGGCGCACGATTTCCATGCCAGTGTAACGCAAATGCAATACAACGCGAAGGAGCGGACATTTGAAATAAGTATCCGGATTTTTACCGATGATTTCGAGAAAGCACTTGCCGAAGCGTCTAAAAGTAGAGTGAATCTGAGCGGAACCGGAAAAAATGACCCGTTGATCGAAAAATATGTGCAGTCACATTTTTCATATGTAAACTCGCAGAAGCAAACGAAGCCAATAAAATACGTAGGTTATGAGGTTGAGACGGACGCTCACTGGATTTATCTAGAGATGCCTTTCGCCGAGCCACTTCGCGGTGGCTTACTGAAACAAAATGTGTTGATGGAAATGTTTGACGATCAGGTAAATATGGTTAATGTTCAGTATCAAGGCCATAAAAAAACCTTTGTCTTCCGTAAAAATCAACCTATTCAGGACATTTCAGTCGAATAA
- a CDS encoding 1-deoxy-D-xylulose-5-phosphate reductoisomerase — MTDIKKRHIAILGSTGSIGTQAVEVIKSHPDQFQVEVLTTNNNADLLIQQAVELKPNVVVICNENRYDQVFSALDPLGIKVYAGAKAISSVVQMDTIDMVLTAMVGYAGLLPTIKAIEAGKAIALANKETLVVAGELITRLAAQKGINIYPVDSEHSAIFQCLVGEFHNPIEKIILTASGGPFRGKTPEFLSTVTKAQALKHPNWTMGAKITIDSATLMNKGLEVIEAKWLFGLTAEQIDVIVHPQSIIHSLVQFEDGSLKAQMGLPDMRLPIQFALGYPNRLKSDFPRFNFIDYPSLTFEQPDLKTFRNLQLAFDALKRGGNAPCVINAANEVAVDAFLNDQVSFLEISDIIESCLTKVTFVEKPTYDDYVYTDEETRRLATERIKTLV; from the coding sequence AACAACAATGCCGATCTGCTCATTCAGCAGGCCGTTGAACTGAAACCGAATGTTGTGGTTATCTGCAATGAGAATCGCTACGATCAGGTTTTCTCGGCCCTCGACCCGTTGGGCATTAAGGTCTATGCCGGAGCCAAAGCCATTTCGTCGGTCGTGCAGATGGATACCATCGACATGGTGTTGACGGCCATGGTGGGTTACGCCGGACTACTGCCCACCATCAAAGCGATTGAAGCAGGGAAGGCTATTGCACTGGCCAACAAAGAAACACTGGTGGTGGCAGGCGAGCTCATTACCCGACTGGCAGCCCAAAAAGGCATCAACATCTACCCCGTCGACTCGGAACATTCCGCAATTTTCCAGTGCCTGGTCGGTGAGTTTCACAACCCAATCGAGAAAATTATTCTGACAGCATCGGGTGGGCCTTTCCGGGGAAAGACACCGGAATTTTTGTCGACCGTGACGAAAGCCCAGGCGCTCAAGCATCCGAACTGGACGATGGGAGCCAAAATCACCATCGACTCGGCCACACTGATGAACAAAGGGCTGGAAGTCATTGAAGCCAAGTGGTTATTTGGCCTGACGGCCGAGCAGATCGACGTCATCGTTCACCCGCAGAGCATTATTCATTCGCTGGTGCAGTTCGAAGACGGCAGCCTTAAAGCGCAAATGGGCCTGCCCGATATGCGCTTACCCATTCAGTTTGCACTGGGCTATCCCAATCGGCTGAAATCTGATTTTCCTCGCTTCAACTTTATAGATTATCCGTCGCTGACGTTCGAGCAGCCCGACCTGAAAACGTTTCGAAATCTTCAGCTTGCTTTCGATGCCCTGAAACGGGGCGGCAATGCACCCTGCGTTATTAACGCGGCTAATGAAGTAGCGGTCGATGCTTTCCTGAACGACCAGGTCAGTTTTCTGGAAATTTCGGATATCATTGAGTCCTGTTTGACTAAAGTAACTTTTGTCGAAAAGCCGACCTACGATGACTATGTCTACACCGACGAAGAAACCCGTCGGCTTGCTACGGAGCGAATTAAAACTTTGGTTTAA
- the lon gene encoding endopeptidase La: MHSDQDLATRLLMTDFDSDNLEIVPLGSPEGLDDDYELPANLPILPVRNTVLFPGMVIPVTVGRSKSIRLVKKAYKGNRIIGVVAQLNQQKDEPTADDLYRFGTVAYIIKMITLPDGNITIIIQGKKRFEIQQFTQEEPFMTAQVRQIDDSFANVNKKEGKALLQSLKDAAYKMLRLNPEIPQEARIALDNIESPTFLLHFLSSNVNADVADKQRLLETLEGNQQANLLLEFMLREVQLLELKREIQSKASSDLDQQQRDYYLRQQMKVLQDELGMENPDRDIDELRIKADRKKWPTEVRSHFDKELTKLQRINPMAPEYPVTMNYVELMVDLPWNEYTKDNFDLKRAQKILDTDHFGLEKVKERIIEYLAVLKLKNDMKAPILCLYGPPGVGKTSLGKSVAKALGRKYSRMALGGVHDEAEIRGHRKTYIGAMPGKVIQNIRKCGTANPVFILDEIDKVSSDFRGDPSSALLEVLDPEQNSTFMDNYLETEFDLSRVLFIATANSLDTIHPALRDRMEIIDIAGYTVEEKVQIAKKYLIPKQRRDHGLKPKDLVFDDKAVLRIIEGYTRESGVRNLEQKIGALIRKVAKSIAMEEEYNHTIKVSDIPKMLGAEIFDKELYADDDIAGVVTGLAWTQVGGEILLIESSLSRGKGVLTLSGQLGDVMKESAITALSYLKAHADDLGIDYRIFNHYDLHIHIPAGAVPKDGPSAGITMLTSMTSIYTQRKVKPYLAMTGEVTLRGKVLPVGGIKEKILAANRAGIKELILCSKNRKDIEEINQSYIKDLVFHYADTVDQVLDIALLPGKVGKPMKFILPEDKEQREVEKVY; the protein is encoded by the coding sequence ATGCATTCAGACCAAGATTTAGCTACCCGCTTATTGATGACCGATTTTGATTCGGACAATTTAGAGATTGTACCGCTTGGGTCGCCAGAAGGGTTAGATGATGATTACGAATTACCTGCCAACTTGCCGATTCTGCCCGTTCGGAATACGGTATTGTTTCCGGGTATGGTAATTCCTGTTACAGTTGGCCGGTCGAAGTCGATACGGTTAGTTAAAAAAGCATACAAAGGAAATCGGATTATAGGCGTAGTTGCGCAGTTAAATCAACAAAAAGACGAACCCACGGCCGATGATCTATACCGTTTTGGTACGGTAGCGTATATCATAAAGATGATTACCCTGCCTGATGGGAACATTACCATTATCATACAGGGCAAAAAACGTTTTGAAATTCAGCAGTTTACGCAGGAAGAACCGTTCATGACGGCCCAGGTGCGCCAAATTGATGATTCCTTTGCGAACGTAAATAAGAAGGAAGGCAAAGCGTTGCTTCAATCGCTGAAAGATGCTGCCTACAAAATGCTGCGCCTTAACCCGGAGATTCCGCAGGAAGCCCGCATTGCCCTTGATAATATCGAAAGCCCAACGTTCCTGTTGCACTTCCTGTCATCGAACGTTAACGCGGATGTTGCCGATAAGCAACGCCTTTTAGAGACACTTGAGGGAAATCAGCAGGCGAATCTTCTGCTCGAATTCATGCTTCGGGAAGTACAGTTGCTCGAACTCAAGCGTGAGATACAGTCTAAAGCGTCATCGGATCTTGACCAGCAACAGCGCGATTACTACCTGCGTCAGCAGATGAAAGTGTTGCAGGATGAGCTGGGCATGGAAAACCCCGACCGCGACATTGATGAGTTACGCATCAAAGCCGACCGCAAAAAGTGGCCAACTGAAGTTCGTTCTCATTTTGATAAGGAGCTGACCAAGTTACAGCGTATCAATCCAATGGCACCGGAATATCCGGTAACAATGAACTATGTCGAGCTAATGGTCGATCTGCCCTGGAACGAATATACCAAGGACAATTTTGACCTGAAGCGGGCGCAGAAAATTCTGGATACCGACCATTTTGGCCTGGAAAAAGTGAAAGAGCGGATTATTGAATACCTCGCCGTTCTGAAACTTAAAAATGACATGAAAGCCCCGATTCTGTGCTTATACGGTCCTCCGGGCGTGGGAAAAACCTCGCTGGGGAAATCGGTGGCCAAAGCATTAGGTCGTAAATATAGCCGTATGGCTTTGGGTGGCGTGCACGACGAAGCTGAAATTCGCGGTCACCGGAAGACCTACATTGGCGCTATGCCTGGTAAGGTTATTCAGAACATTCGGAAGTGTGGTACGGCCAATCCCGTATTCATTCTGGATGAGATCGACAAGGTAAGCTCTGATTTCCGGGGCGATCCATCGTCAGCTTTGCTCGAAGTACTTGATCCTGAACAAAATTCAACGTTCATGGACAATTACCTCGAAACGGAATTCGATCTTTCGCGGGTATTGTTCATTGCTACAGCCAACTCACTCGATACCATTCACCCCGCCCTGCGCGACCGGATGGAGATAATTGATATTGCAGGTTATACAGTTGAAGAGAAAGTCCAGATCGCTAAAAAGTACCTGATTCCCAAGCAACGCCGGGATCACGGCCTAAAGCCTAAAGATCTGGTCTTCGACGACAAAGCCGTTCTGCGCATTATTGAAGGCTACACCCGCGAATCGGGCGTTCGGAATCTGGAACAGAAAATTGGTGCCCTCATCCGCAAGGTTGCCAAATCCATTGCGATGGAGGAGGAATACAACCACACCATCAAGGTGAGTGATATTCCGAAAATGCTGGGTGCCGAAATCTTCGATAAAGAACTGTACGCCGACGATGACATTGCCGGTGTGGTTACGGGTTTGGCCTGGACCCAGGTTGGTGGAGAAATCCTACTGATCGAGTCAAGTTTGAGCCGAGGCAAAGGCGTACTGACGTTGTCAGGGCAATTGGGAGACGTGATGAAGGAATCGGCCATTACGGCACTTTCCTATCTGAAAGCCCATGCCGACGACCTGGGTATCGACTACCGCATCTTTAATCACTACGATTTGCATATTCACATTCCAGCCGGTGCTGTTCCTAAAGACGGTCCTTCGGCGGGGATTACGATGCTTACGTCAATGACGTCTATTTATACGCAACGCAAAGTTAAGCCGTATCTGGCAATGACTGGTGAGGTGACGTTACGGGGTAAAGTATTGCCGGTAGGTGGTATCAAAGAGAAAATTCTGGCGGCAAACCGGGCAGGTATCAAGGAGCTGATTCTCTGCTCGAAAAACCGAAAAGACATTGAGGAAATCAACCAGTCATATATTAAAGATCTGGTTTTCCACTATGCCGATACCGTCGACCAGGTTCTTGATATAGCGTTGTTGCCGGGTAAAGTGGGTAAGCCAATGAAGTTCATATTGCCTGAAGATAAAGAACAGCGCGAGGTAGAAAAAGTATATTGA
- a CDS encoding AGE family epimerase/isomerase, with protein sequence MLDFQKLSATYQQALLRQVVPFWLKNSRDEQCGGYIDLLSATGDQIEGDKFVTLQAQQAWTFAWLYNTLDGQPAWLEHASHGVSFLSQFAHDDSLACYAQLDRRGRPVAQSVDLVPASFAVMAYAQMHRATNQDEWAMLAKQVFSYVLEHRTNVLAEQATMLGGFRPIRHLSETVAVLKMVLGMQPLLAEDSWKQTIDLVVQDILHGFMDRRTDTLREFILPEGAFMNTPEGRRLNVGLSFQTACYLFDFYTESASVKTGSVMNSNRRLAMQVVTWCLRLCEQAWDEANAGLNPYIDVKQQPFIFPDWQQKWAWVQVEALTALLKGYEHTRHPDCLKWFKRIHDYTFQHFPDTKQTGWHLALDQHAQPLLAAKATPMVGCFSLIRCIAEIGKLLTTLAQTKERTSRAGISINAPRFTEEA encoded by the coding sequence GTGCTTGATTTCCAAAAACTATCCGCCACTTATCAGCAGGCCTTGTTAAGACAGGTTGTGCCTTTTTGGCTGAAAAACAGCCGGGATGAGCAGTGTGGCGGGTACATTGATCTTTTATCAGCAACAGGCGACCAGATAGAAGGCGACAAATTTGTGACCTTACAGGCTCAGCAAGCCTGGACTTTCGCCTGGCTTTATAACACTCTCGATGGCCAGCCAGCCTGGCTTGAGCACGCCAGTCATGGAGTCAGCTTCCTCAGTCAGTTCGCCCACGACGATTCGCTTGCCTGCTACGCCCAGCTCGACCGACGCGGTCGTCCCGTCGCCCAGTCCGTTGACCTCGTTCCGGCTAGTTTTGCGGTTATGGCGTATGCACAGATGCACCGCGCCACGAATCAGGATGAATGGGCTATGCTGGCGAAACAAGTCTTTTCCTATGTACTTGAACACCGTACCAACGTTCTGGCTGAACAGGCTACTATGCTTGGTGGTTTCCGGCCAATACGGCATCTGAGCGAAACGGTAGCCGTTCTGAAAATGGTTCTGGGCATGCAGCCTTTACTTGCTGAAGATAGCTGGAAACAAACGATTGACCTCGTTGTACAGGACATCCTGCACGGCTTTATGGATCGGCGTACGGATACCCTTCGCGAGTTTATCTTACCCGAAGGTGCCTTCATGAACACGCCTGAGGGCCGACGACTGAACGTTGGCCTCTCTTTTCAAACGGCCTGCTACCTGTTCGACTTCTACACGGAAAGCGCATCTGTCAAAACAGGGTCCGTTATGAACAGCAATCGCCGGTTAGCGATGCAAGTCGTCACCTGGTGTCTGCGCCTTTGTGAGCAGGCATGGGATGAAGCCAACGCAGGCCTGAATCCATATATCGACGTTAAACAGCAACCTTTTATTTTTCCTGATTGGCAGCAAAAATGGGCCTGGGTTCAGGTTGAAGCGCTGACAGCCCTGCTTAAAGGGTACGAACATACCCGCCACCCCGACTGCCTGAAATGGTTCAAGCGGATACACGATTACACCTTCCAGCACTTTCCCGACACCAAACAAACTGGCTGGCATCTGGCCCTTGACCAGCACGCCCAGCCCTTACTAGCCGCCAAAGCTACGCCAATGGTGGGTTGCTTTTCGTTGATTCGTTGTATAGCAGAAATAGGAAAACTGTTGACAACCCTTGCCCAGACAAAAGAACGAACGAGTCGTGCGGGTATCTCGATCAACGCACCACGTTTTACTGAAGAGGCATGA
- the rseP gene encoding RIP metalloprotease RseP yields MEPKYLEILIMAGQLILGLSILVGLHELGHLLAAKAFGMRVEQYFIGFPPKVWSIKRGETEYGVGAIPLGGFVKISGMIDESLDTAHTNTEPQPYEFRAKPAWQRLIVMLGGIIVNVIVGILIFVIIAYKNGNTYLAAKDAKYGIVAYDLAKSIGLQTGDKIVKVNGKTITDFNEIRSSDVFLGNNSSYTIERNGKLEDIFIPNNFVDKLADKKAAGQFIEPIEPFKVAELVPGQPATKAGLKAGDIITSVNGKPIRFYHEFTEIVKPLKDKPLTLGINRNGQPTTLTVKTTADGTIGFYPEFLLPLTKQEYTFGEALGVGSKKAFQVVYDNIKGFGKIFRGEVSASKALSGPIGIAQNLFGGVWLWDRFWTVTGVLSMALAFMNALPIPALDGGHATILSYEIISGRKPSDRFLEGAQKVGMVILLGLMAFAIFNDVFKAVF; encoded by the coding sequence ATGGAACCTAAGTATTTAGAGATTTTAATAATGGCGGGTCAGCTCATTCTGGGCTTATCCATTCTCGTTGGCTTACACGAATTAGGTCATTTATTGGCCGCCAAGGCCTTCGGCATGCGCGTAGAGCAGTATTTTATTGGCTTTCCCCCTAAAGTATGGAGTATCAAACGGGGCGAAACCGAATACGGTGTCGGGGCCATTCCGCTGGGTGGTTTTGTGAAAATTTCGGGCATGATTGACGAATCGCTCGATACAGCCCATACCAACACAGAGCCCCAACCCTATGAGTTTCGCGCCAAACCCGCCTGGCAGCGTTTGATTGTGATGCTCGGTGGCATTATTGTTAATGTGATCGTTGGAATTCTGATTTTCGTGATCATTGCTTACAAAAACGGCAATACGTATCTGGCTGCCAAAGACGCTAAATATGGCATTGTCGCCTATGATCTGGCCAAAAGCATCGGCTTACAAACGGGGGATAAAATTGTGAAGGTCAATGGAAAGACAATCACCGACTTCAATGAAATTCGTAGCTCAGATGTGTTCCTTGGCAATAACAGCTCATACACGATTGAGCGGAATGGTAAGCTGGAAGACATTTTCATCCCGAATAATTTTGTTGATAAGTTAGCCGACAAGAAAGCGGCTGGTCAGTTTATCGAACCCATCGAGCCGTTTAAGGTAGCCGAGTTGGTGCCGGGTCAACCCGCAACCAAAGCGGGCCTCAAAGCAGGCGATATCATTACGAGCGTTAATGGCAAACCCATTCGGTTTTACCACGAGTTTACCGAGATTGTGAAACCACTCAAGGACAAACCGCTGACACTGGGTATTAACCGGAATGGTCAGCCAACGACGCTCACAGTAAAGACCACTGCCGATGGTACCATTGGCTTCTACCCTGAGTTTTTGTTACCCCTGACGAAGCAGGAATACACGTTCGGCGAAGCGCTGGGTGTTGGAAGCAAAAAGGCATTTCAGGTTGTGTATGACAACATTAAAGGGTTTGGTAAGATCTTCCGGGGCGAAGTGTCTGCCTCAAAAGCACTAAGCGGCCCAATTGGTATTGCCCAGAATCTCTTTGGCGGTGTTTGGCTTTGGGATCGTTTCTGGACCGTTACCGGCGTACTATCCATGGCGCTTGCGTTTATGAATGCGCTGCCCATTCCAGCGCTCGATGGCGGACACGCCACGATTCTGAGTTACGAAATCATTTCCGGTCGTAAACCATCTGACCGTTTCCTGGAAGGAGCCCAAAAAGTCGGCATGGTTATTCTACTTGGCTTGATGGCTTTTGCTATCTTTAATGACGTTTTCAAGGCCGTTTTTTAA